A genomic region of Rhodothermia bacterium contains the following coding sequences:
- a CDS encoding saccharopine dehydrogenase NADP-binding domain-containing protein, translated as MMRILIFWKRFCLMWAESSFSVQQIWHYFALSPLFNKIIYRMVITVIGAGTMGSAVVSALAQKTEVSHIHVCDARPGALQTLQNQLHTHKIRTHELDARHLSQLKPLLFASRVVVNCIASEMSPVLAQLAIEEGVHFCDLGGYRSAVERVMELDESAKTAGVWVVPNCGLAPGLVNILCMHGMNKFDKVESAYLRAGTIPLAPNPPLNFASFFSAEKLIEEYTEPAFSLEGGEVVMQTPLTSVEPIHFTEPFGELESFYVSGVLAQMAPRMVGKVQKLDFKAIRYPHHARQMSFLMALGFAEKRMIDVGTHLTYRDVLTRRIRKRMGGDVKDAVLLRVVINGIKDGKERSLVYQLREDYDEAKGGSAVKHCMGASVAAVATILGRGAVSGAGVATPEFVLPPDLYLQDLATYGLLPEATWYEGFQNVNLAFS; from the coding sequence ATGATGCGCATCCTAATCTTTTGGAAGCGCTTTTGTTTGATGTGGGCTGAATCTTCCTTTTCTGTTCAACAAATTTGGCATTATTTTGCCTTGTCTCCGCTATTCAACAAGATTATTTACCGTATGGTTATTACCGTTATAGGAGCAGGAACGATGGGCTCTGCCGTTGTCTCTGCACTTGCCCAGAAAACTGAGGTTTCTCATATCCATGTTTGCGACGCCCGTCCGGGTGCGTTACAAACCCTTCAAAATCAGTTACATACCCACAAGATCCGGACGCATGAGCTGGATGCTCGCCACCTATCGCAACTTAAGCCATTGCTCTTTGCCAGCCGGGTGGTGGTGAATTGTATTGCCTCCGAGATGAGTCCGGTGTTGGCACAACTTGCCATCGAGGAAGGGGTGCATTTTTGTGACTTAGGCGGCTATCGTTCTGCTGTAGAGCGGGTGATGGAGCTGGATGAGTCGGCGAAGACTGCTGGTGTTTGGGTGGTTCCGAATTGTGGTTTGGCTCCGGGATTGGTGAACATCTTGTGTATGCACGGTATGAATAAGTTCGATAAGGTGGAATCAGCCTATTTGCGGGCCGGAACCATTCCCTTAGCACCAAACCCGCCCTTAAACTTTGCTTCTTTTTTCTCGGCTGAGAAGTTGATTGAGGAATACACCGAGCCTGCATTTTCGTTAGAAGGAGGCGAGGTGGTGATGCAAACACCGCTCACAAGCGTGGAACCGATCCACTTCACAGAACCTTTTGGGGAATTGGAAAGTTTTTATGTTTCGGGTGTATTGGCACAAATGGCGCCCAGAATGGTGGGTAAAGTTCAAAAATTGGACTTTAAGGCCATTCGATACCCACACCATGCCCGCCAAATGAGCTTTTTGATGGCGCTGGGTTTTGCCGAAAAACGCATGATTGATGTTGGTACACACCTCACGTATCGGGATGTCTTGACGCGCCGGATTCGCAAGCGGATGGGAGGTGATGTGAAAGATGCGGTATTGCTGCGTGTGGTGATTAATGGTATAAAAGATGGCAAAGAGCGCTCCTTGGTGTATCAGCTTAGAGAAGACTATGATGAAGCTAAAGGTGGCTCTGCCGTAAAACATTGTATGGGGGCATCGGTTGCAGCCGTAGCAACGATTTTGGGGCGAGGCGCGGTTTCTGGAGCCGGAGTTGCAACACCGGAGTTTGTTTTACCACCGGATTTATATCTTCAGGACTTAGCCACTTATGGTCTTTTGCCGGAAGCGACTTGGTATGAAGGGTTCCAAAATGTAAACTTGGCTTTTTCCTGA
- a CDS encoding iron ABC transporter permease encodes MFSKKTAYLLFIPTLAILIGYVVWPFLRTVELGLQDEAWQAFFKDWDAPNVKALYQSVILGLLSVLGAGVLGTGLAWLFYRFDFPMRRWLQAMAALPLALPPLVGVMAFLYLYGPSGMLPRALQVVLGWQEVPFAFEGFTAVWLVHVYTQFVYFYLFVSAALKNMDGSLLEAAADLGAGEVRTFFQVVLPLLRPSMVGAGVLVFMVSMASFTAPLLFDGGGRYLTLQIYNYKTNGERELAAVVSTVLTLLCLLLLVFAEWRPITTTRQTSKGTGSRPKPLLSRWKQFGALFGAIQILIFLGLPVLAIVLLSFAEEGSWTTQIFPVAYTLDHYRLLFNDPTFAEPIRNSLQMAAIATAGNVVFGVIASLLMVKSQLPGRSLLRLMTALPFAIPGTVIALNLILRFNAPSAWSFGQVLVGTYAILPLAYFIRHIPLVVRATTAALENYDDRLTEAASDLGAGTWHTFRNVMLPILMPAIVAGTLLSFVTALGEFVSSIMLYIIDNRPISVEILAQLRQFNFGGAAAYSVLLMVLIGFSTFATRWIGRSTPSQR; translated from the coding sequence ATGTTTTCCAAAAAAACCGCTTACCTTCTTTTTATTCCAACACTTGCCATCCTCATCGGGTATGTGGTATGGCCCTTTTTACGCACGGTAGAATTGGGCTTACAGGACGAGGCATGGCAGGCATTTTTTAAAGACTGGGATGCCCCAAACGTAAAAGCACTTTATCAGTCTGTGATATTGGGCCTCCTGAGTGTCTTGGGAGCAGGTGTTTTGGGAACGGGGCTGGCGTGGCTGTTTTATCGGTTCGATTTCCCGATGCGACGATGGTTACAGGCAATGGCTGCCCTCCCACTTGCCTTACCGCCTTTGGTGGGTGTCATGGCCTTTTTGTACCTATATGGCCCCTCTGGAATGTTGCCCCGCGCCCTGCAAGTGGTATTGGGATGGCAGGAAGTCCCATTCGCATTCGAGGGGTTTACGGCAGTTTGGTTGGTACATGTTTACACGCAGTTTGTTTATTTCTACCTCTTTGTTTCTGCTGCACTTAAAAACATGGATGGTAGTTTATTAGAGGCAGCAGCAGATTTGGGTGCAGGTGAAGTTCGCACCTTCTTTCAGGTTGTTTTACCCTTGTTACGTCCCTCTATGGTGGGTGCTGGCGTTTTGGTCTTTATGGTTTCGATGGCCAGTTTCACCGCGCCATTGCTCTTCGATGGCGGCGGTCGCTACCTGACCTTACAAATCTACAATTATAAAACCAATGGAGAACGCGAATTGGCCGCTGTCGTTTCTACGGTACTCACCCTGCTTTGCCTACTGCTCTTGGTTTTCGCGGAGTGGAGACCTATTACTACGACACGCCAAACCTCGAAAGGAACGGGTAGCAGGCCCAAACCCCTTCTATCACGCTGGAAGCAGTTTGGGGCACTCTTTGGGGCTATACAAATTTTGATATTTTTGGGTTTGCCCGTACTCGCCATCGTCTTGCTCTCATTTGCAGAAGAAGGTAGTTGGACTACGCAAATCTTCCCCGTTGCCTATACCCTAGACCATTACCGATTGTTGTTCAATGATCCAACCTTTGCCGAGCCGATCCGAAACAGCCTTCAAATGGCGGCCATTGCAACCGCCGGTAATGTGGTCTTTGGTGTTATAGCCTCCCTTTTGATGGTAAAATCGCAGCTTCCAGGACGTTCCCTTCTTCGGCTGATGACCGCACTCCCCTTTGCCATTCCGGGCACGGTGATTGCACTGAACCTCATCCTCCGTTTTAATGCGCCCTCCGCTTGGTCTTTTGGACAGGTTTTGGTGGGCACGTATGCCATCTTGCCTTTGGCCTATTTTATCCGGCACATTCCCTTGGTGGTGCGGGCTACCACAGCCGCTTTGGAAAACTACGACGACCGATTGACCGAGGCCGCATCGGACTTGGGAGCGGGCACTTGGCACACCTTCCGGAATGTCATGCTTCCCATTTTGATGCCGGCCATTGTCGCAGGGACATTGCTTAGTTTTGTAACCGCACTTGGCGAGTTTGTCTCCTCCATTATGCTCTACATCATAGACAATCGGCCTATAAGTGTAGAGATTTTGGCCCAACTCCGGCAATTTAATTTTGGTGGCGCAGCAGCTTATAGCGTCCTTTTGATGGTTCTGATTGGCTTCTCTACGTTTGCAACACGTTGGATTGGGCGCTCCACTCCTTCGCAACGTTGA